A genomic segment from Ptychodera flava strain L36383 chromosome 23 unlocalized genomic scaffold, AS_Pfla_20210202 Scaffold_23__1_contigs__length_28996876_pilon, whole genome shotgun sequence encodes:
- the LOC139123765 gene encoding uncharacterized protein KIAA1958 homolog, which produces MNEPSVPEAVADDSSDAMPSTDGRQSRFATLSSVDLDNFVADQQNKETVRKTNGHIALFKEYLAENGERRDVCDIAPTELDPLVGKFLCVVRKEDGSEYEPSYLRGMFSSLERHLRWKKYDVSLTTGPEFFTAREQLKAKQKALRKQGKGNLPNKAGTLTDDNVDHLYATKQLGGHSPQSIINTLWLNNMLHFGMRAIKEHRSLCWGDVQLKRDSHDREYLEMTGEHQTKTRTGENVTDVRPVNPQMYAFPSDPERCPVICINYTDHLDQQIPTVWTTPFI; this is translated from the coding sequence ATGAATGAACCATCTGTACCCGAGGctgtggcagacgacagcaGTGACGCAATGCCATCAACAGATGGACGTCAGAGCCGTTTCGCAACATTGTCCTCCGTTGACCTGGataattttgtggctgaccaacaaaacaaagaaaccGTTCGCAAAACTAATGGTCACATTGCTCTATTCAAAGAGTATCTGGCGGAAAATGGTGAACGCAGGGACGTGTGTGATATAGCACCAACTGAACTGGACCCGCTTGTCGGCAAGTTTCTGTGTGTCGTACGAAAGGAAGACGGGTCTGAGTATGAGCCGTCGTACTTACGAGGTATGTTCAGCAGCCTTGAGAGACATCTTCGCTGGAAGAAGTACGACGTGTCACTAACCACTGGGCCTGAATTTTTCACGGCGCGAGAACAACTAAAGGCCAAGCAGAAAGCTCTGCGTAAACAGGGTAAAGGCAACCTCCCAAACAAAGCAGGGACACTGACTGACGACAACGTCGATCACTTGTATGCGACGAAACAACTCGGCGGTCACAGCCCACAATCGATTATCAACACTCTGTGGTTGAATAATATGTTACATTTTGGCATGAGAGCCATAAAAGAACACAGGTCCCTCTGCTGGGGTGATGTCCAGCTGAAACGTGACAGTCATGACCGTGAATATCTGGAAATGACAGGGGAGCACCAAACTAAAACTAGAACCGGTGAGAATGTCACCGACGTACGTCCCGTAAATCCGCAGATGTACGCGTTTCCGTCAGATCCGGAGCGATGTCCGGTAATTTGTATAAATTATACAGATCACTTAGACCAGCAGATTCCAACGGTCTGGACAACCCCTTTTATTTAG